GCGGATGGCGCGACCGGTGGTCGGGGCTGGCGCGGCCGTCTCGGCCGTCCGTGTCGTCCGCGGTGTCAGGACGCTCAGTTGATGCGCAGTGGCTGTGGAGGTCAGCGCCGGTGACTGTTCCCGGACATTCGCCGCGCCCAGCACGCCAACCTGCACCGCCGATATCGGCAGGCCCTTCGCTTCATAGCTCGGCAACTCCGCCGCAAAACCGGCAGTGGCGCCCGCAATCGAGATCAGGGCGGCGGCTGCGATGGATAGGTAGGTCTTTTTCACTTCAATTCTCCGGGGTACGATTCGAGCCCGCAACCTATACCTCTTTTGTTGCAATGCGATATCACGATATTGCATTGCAACAATGCAGTTCCCCATACTCAATTAATGGTGAGAGCCCAACCAGTTAGCAGCAGGGCCTGCCGGGAGAAAAAACATGCAAATCGCGGTCGTCGGTGCTGGAGCGGTCGGATGCTACTACGGCGGAGTGCTGCTCCGGGCTGGACATGACGTGACCTTCATCGGCAGGCAGCCCCATGTCGACGCCATCAACGCCCATGGCCTGCTGCTCGACACCAGGACTTTCAGCGGCCGCCTGCCCGCCAAAGCCGCGACCGATGCTACCGCGCTTGCCCCGCCCGAGCTGGTGCTGGTGTGCGTGAAGTCGGCCGATACCGAGCAGGCCGGCCGGTCGCTCGCCGGACGCCTGCTGCCGGAAACATCCGTTCTCAGCCTGCAGAACGGCGTTGATAATGCGCCGCGTCTCTCTGCCGTCACCGGCCACGCCGTCATTCCTGTCGTCGTCTATGTCGGAAGCGAGATGGCCGGGCCCGGCCATGTCAGGCATCACGGCGGCGGCGACCTCGCCATCGGCCCCTCCGCCGCGAGCGAAGCACTGGCGCAGACGCTTGCGGCCGCCGGCATCGGCATCACGATCGCGGACGACATCGACAAGACGCTGTGGAGCAAGCTGATCATCAACTGCGCCTTCAACGCGCTTTCCGCCGTCGCAGGCATTTCCTACGGCCCGATGCTGGAAGTCGAAGGCACGCGCGATGTCGTCACGCGCGCGGTGCTGGAGGCGACAGCGGTCGCTCGCGCCTGCGGCGTATCGATCGGCGACGATCTCCTCGCGCATATCCTGAACATCCCGGCCATCATGCCGAACCAGATGTCGTCCACCGCGCAGGATCTGGCGCGCGGCAAGCCCAGCGAGATCGATTTTCTCAACGGCTATGTGGTGCGCAAGGGCGCCGAACTCGGCATTCCCACGCCGACCAATCACGCCCTGCAGGTGATGGTGAAGCTGACCGAACGGGGCAAGGGGATGTCGCGGAAGTAGCCCGCCGCCGTAGCCCGGATGAGCGCTAGCGACATCCGGGACCACGCCAACACCGCCCCGGATTTCGCTGGCGCTCATCCGGGCTACGACTACGGCGGCAGTCGCTTATGCGATCACGCGCTTCTCAAGTATCTTGCGAAAATCCGTTGCCAGGCTGCCGTAATAGCCGGCCAGAACCTCGTAAAAGCTTCGCTCGGCCTTGTCCGTTGCTGCCCGCGCCTGCTGTTCGCAGCGCGAGGCTTTCGTCTCGTATTTCTCCACCTTGGTCTTCAGCTCAGCCACCACCATCGTCGTTACTCCCCGCCACACGCACGCTTAGGATGCTAGGCCGGCAAAGGTCGAAAAGATGGCAGGGCTGGGGAGATTTCGTAGCTTAGCCGTGAGCAAGTCGTGACCGATCGCGGCGTCTATCGCGCCGGCACCGGCGCCGGCGGCCGCACTGATGACCGCGACGCGCCGGTCTTGGCCGCGGACTTCGCCGCGACGCGCTTTCCACTGTCGACGGATTCCAGATAGGACGTCAGCGCCCAGGCCGAGCTGGAGCTGCTGGAATAGTGTTTCTGCAGAAACAGATAGAGGGTGAGGTGAAAGCGGTCCTTGGCGAGCCCGCGCGGGCTGCGATGGCAGGACACGCAACTTTCGGCGAACAGTTTTGGCGCCGGTTTGCCCTTATCGAGATTCTGCGCAACCGCCACCGATCCGCCCAGCGCCGCCATGGCGGCAAGAACAAAGAGACCGCAGCGCGCTTTCGTTGGCGACATCAGTTTTTCCGGTACGCGGAGGCAGATGAGCCGCCGGCGGCGGCTCGGGGAAGAAGGCGGAAGATGGCAGGCGAAGCGCAATCTGCTGTCCAGGCGTGGCGAAAAGTGGGTGCGCTTCCGCCATCATTGCGTTCCAATCGCGGCGTCATCTCAATAAGGCGGCTTCTTCTTTTCCCGCTGCGCCCTTGCCGCTTCCATCCACCACGCGAGATCGTCGGCAAAGCGCGGAAACGCGTGTGACAGAGCCTTGCCGCCTTCGCCGGCCGGCTTGCCGTCTTCGGTAAGCGTCTGCGCCATCGGCCCGGCCGCGATCGAGCTCGAAATCACCACCATGCCCATTTCCGAAAGCGTGCCGTGCCATGCGAGCGCAGCGCGCGCGCCGGAGAAGCGGCCGGCCGAATAGCTGGCGATCGCGGCGGGGCGCCAGAACCATTCCTCGAGGAAATGGTCGGTGAGGTTTTTCAGTCCCGGCTGCATGCCCCAATTATATTCGCCGGTGACGAACACAAAGCCGTCGGCGGTGCGGATCTTCTCGGCAAGTTTCTCCAGCACCTCCGGTGCGCCGCCTTTCGGATGTTCCTTGTACATCCTGTCCAGCATCGGCAGGCCAATCGCCTTGGCGTCGATCAATTCGACATCGTCGCCACGCGCCGCAAACCCCTCGACGACGAATTGCGCGAGCCGGATGCCCATGCGGTCGGAACGGTAGGAGCCGTAAAAGACGAGAATGCGGTTACCCATGACACCTGCCCCTTAAGACATTGGATAACGCACTCGAACCATGCGGGCTCTGCCCATGCAAGAGCGACATCCGGGGCGCTGCGCGAGGGGTCCCGGATATCGCTTGCGCTCATCCGGGGCTACGCGCCAAAAAAAGCGGCCGTAAGGCCGCTTTGATGAAGTGACAATCCGGTTCACCAATAACCGGGTTCATCGCCGTAATAGGCGTAGGAATCAACGTACGGGGCGCCCGCGATCGCAGCCGCCGTTCCGATCGCACCGGCGGCTACGCCAGCCGCAAGCCCAACGGGCCCGGGCCCGTAATGGACGCGAGGCCCGTAGTACACGCGAGGTCCGTAGTAGCTGTAGTCATAGCGGCTCGGCGTGCGCACGCCATATCCGCCGCGCAGATAGTTGGAGTTCGGGTAGTTGAACCCGATCATGCCGGGCTCCTGGGTCGCTTCCTGCGACATCGCAGGCGTCGCGAGTGCGGTCGCAAGGATCGCGGCCGCGCCAAGCAGTGTCAGTTTCGTCATTGCTCATTCTCCATCTCAATATGAGAGCGAACGAGCGAGATGAGATGCTGGTTCCAGAGGCCGGTTTCACGGCGCGGTGAGTCTCGCCGACGAGAGAAAAGGCCGGCGGGCGTTACGCCACCGGCCTTCTCTTGCAACTGCCGGCTCGGGAGGTCCGGTTCCGCTGCGATTCCATGCCTAAAGTTTGACCACTACAGCATTAATAAAATCTTAACGACTGGATGTGAGGTGCATCACGGATGGGCAGAACCTTCTGGCGTTAGCATCGTACCAATAAGAGCAGCTTCGCTTACAGGAGGCCAACATGACGCAAGTCTATTTCCACTGCTCCAACTCCCGGGAAGTCCGGCTCGATCGAGCCGGTGAAGCGGTGAGCGACCTCGCCGAGGCGCGCGACCGCGCAGCCTGCATCGTCCGGTCGCTGATCATGGGACGCGACGCGGAAGACTGGCGCGACTGGGTCGTGCACGTGAACGACGATTTCGACGAAGAGATCTTCGTTCTGCCGTTCGCCTTCGTGCTCGGCAAGCCGCACTGAGAGGTTGCCATGCTGCCGGCTCGACCGCCCTTCATGCCGCTGCTCCGCCGCCTCGATGCGATCGTGGCGCGCTGCCACCGCCTGATCGAGCGCGCCCGCGACCCCTATCGTCCCGAGCGCCACTACATGCGCGGACCTGGCCCGAAATGGCACGCCAGACATCGCGCTGACATCACAGGCGTTGCCCTCTAGGACGCGGCCAACCGCGCACCCGGCGCGTTCTGCGCCCGATCCAGAAAATCCCGCACTCCCTTTGCGCTTTCCTTGTGCGCCGGTTCCAGCAACCGGAACCCGCAGCCGCAACCTCTCCACGAGATCGCCTTGCTTTGGTCAAACCGCGCTGGCCGTGTGGCGGCTTGGAAACGGCTTTCGGGGGTTTTCGACGCCGCAAAGCAATGCTCGCCGCCCGTTGCGGGTGACATTGGACAGAGCAAGGGACCGCCAATGCAATCCACGCCAACGCTGAAAGACACCGATCCGCACGACGTCTTTGCAATCGAATCGCTGCTGGCCGCACATGCCGAAAAGACGCCGCCGCTGGCCCACGATCCGGCCGCCCCTTCGGTGGCGCCGCAAGTTCACGTCGCGCCCCCGATTTCGGCCAGCGCGGCAATTCCGCAGCTTGAACCGACGTTTGGCGCCCCTGATGTGGGCGATATTCAGGTCGAGAATGTCAGGCCAGGCGAGATCAAGGTAGATGGTCTCAAGCCTCTGGGCGAGCCTGCGACCGCCAAATGGGTGAAGCGCGTGGTCATGGGGCTGCTCGGCCTGTGCGGCGCCATGGCCGCCGCTGCCTGGCAGCATTATGGCGATCAGGCCAAGGCGGTGGCCGCCGAATGGGCGCCGCCCTTCGTTCTGGCTGCATTGCCTTCGACAACCACGCCTCCCGTCGCGGAGCAACCGAACGCCCCGGCCAACGAAGCCGCCACAACGGATCCGGCCGTCGCGCAACCGGCGGCAGCGGCAGCACCGACTCAGCCCGAACCCGTTGTCGCGACGGCCACTGCAGCGGCCGCTCCTTCTGCGGAATCGACCCAGGTGCAATCGATGGCGCAGGATCTCGCCACGATGGGCCAGCAGGTCGAGGAGCTGAAAGCCACCATCGCGCAGCTGAAGGCGAGCCAGGCCCAAATGGCGCGTGAGCTTGCCAAGGCGTCAGAGCCCAAAGCGGCCGAAACCAGGCCTGCCGAACAGAACCTGCGGCCCAGGGTGTCGGCGCTGACGCCGCCTGCGCCGCGGCCCGCTGCGCCGCCGCCGGTGCGAAAGCCGAAGCCGGCCTATTCCTATTCGCCGTCCTACGCGCCCGCGCCGATTGCTGCCGCTCCCGCAGCGCCGCTACCGCCGGCGCAGGCCGCTGCACCGTTGCCGCCCGCACCGCCCCAGCAAACGATCGCCGATGACGGCGCGCCGGTGGTACGCCCGCCGATGCCGGTGCGGTAAGCAAGTCGGATTACACGAAGCCTGTCATCACTGCGTGAGCGCAATGGCGCTCGTCGCGACTGCGCGAGCCCAATTGCGCTCGCGGGGCGCGCATTCACGCGCCCTATTGGATCCATCAGGGCCTTCGGATCGCGCGGAACTTAACTCTGATGCGGACCTCGCATCAGCTTCATGGCGTCTTCGATATGACGCCACTCCCTGGCTTCCTCGGCGTCGCCCTTGCTCTCGCAGGCCAGTGCATTGTGTGCGGCTTGCGCGATCGCGGTGAGACCGTGCTTCTCCATCATCTGGCGCGCAATCGTGTGGATCTGCATTTCCGACATCATGTCGCTCTCCCGGGGTTCCACCAGTCCATGCCGCGACGTTTCGCTCGTCGCGGCTTCCTCGTGAAAACTGCCGAACCGAAAGCCTCGTTCCTCCCGCTGCGACAGATAATTTTCGGACAAGTTTAGGGATCGCGCGGTTCCACCTGCGGTCCCCGTAATATCCCGTCCGCAATCTCCCCGAATATCAAGCCGGTCTTCCGACTGGTATTTTTCTGCGTGAGTCGCAATCGCGGGAGTCGGACATGGCAAAGGTCTATTTTCACTACTCCAATTCCGAGGGCGTATGCGTCGACCAGCGCGGCACCGCCGTCGGAAACCTGACCGATGTGCGCAACCACGCCGCCCGCGTCGTGCAATCGCTGATCACCGCGCAGGGCCCGGAAGACTGGCGCGACTGGACGCTGCATGTCAGCGACGATCTCAACGACGAAATCTTCGCCCTGCCGTTTTCGTCCATGCTCGGCAAGCCGCATTGAGAGATCGCCATGCTGGCCATGCAACCGCTGCTCCGACACCTGACAGAGATCGTGATTCATTGGCACAGGCTGGTCGACCTTGCCCGCAACCCCTACCGCCCCGAGCTGCACTACATGCGCGGCCCCGGCCCGAAATGGCATGCGAAGCATCAGGGGCGTAGTGCGTAACCCGTAGCCCGGATTGCGCTGCACTCCATCCGGGCTACTGGCGTCACTTCAACGTCGTCGTCAGCGCATCCGAGAACGCTTCATCGGTGCGATCGAGCCGCAGCGGCGTGACCGATACGTAGCGTGCCGCAAGCGCCGCCAGATCGGTGCCTTCGGCCGGCGTATCCATCATCGCGGCGCGCTCAAAGCCGATCCAGAAATACGGATTGCCGCGGCCATCGTGGCGCTTGTCGACTTTCAGGAAGCCGAGATTGCGCTTGCCCTGACGGGTCACGCGCACGCCCTTGACCTGGTCGGGCGTGCAAGCGGGAAAGTTGACGTTGATCACGGTGTTCTTCGGCACGCCGGCATCGATCACCTTGCGCAGGATATCGGGGCCGAATTTCAGCGCCGTGTCCCACAGCGGCGCGTGCCGGGTCTCGATGGAAAATTCCTGGCTCAGCGCAAATGACGGGATTCCCAGGATCGTGCCTTCAAGGGCGCCGGCGATGGTTCCGGAATAGACGACGTCCTCGGCGACGTTGCGGCCCCTGTTGACGCCCGACAGCACCAGATCGGGCCCCTTTTCGCCGAGGATGTGGCGCGATCCCATGATCACGCAGTCGGTCGGTGTGCCGCGCACTGCGAAATGACGCGGGCCGACTTCGCGCAGGCGCAAGGGATCGTTGAGCGACAGCGAATGCGAGACGCCGGACTGATCGAGTTCCGGCGCCACGACCCAAACGTCGTCGGAAAGCCCGCGCGCGATCTCCTCGACGATCTTCAACCCCGGCGCATGGATGCCATCGTCGTTGGTGCAGAGGATACGATAGGACATTGAGACCGTTAGAGAAAAAAGAGAAACCCTTACAAACAGGCAGCTTCTCTTACACACTCAGGTCTCATGTTTCAATCGCCTCCCCGGTGTTTCTGACCTTCCGGTTAGCCGGGGCTAATCCAACCAAAACGCCGGGCTAATCACAACCCGTCATCATCCCATCGGGAAATTACGATGCCAGTCCTCATCACCGAAAAGCATCTCGCAGCAAGCGACAAGCGAAAGACCATCAGCGACAGCAAGCAACTCGGCTTCGCGCTTCGCACCACACCGAATGGCGTGTTCACGTTCTACTATCAGCACCTCAATAAGAAGACCGGCAGGCGCGATTGGCACCTGATCGGCGCACACCCCGAATGGACCCCTGCACGGGCGCGCACCGAAGCAACCCGGCTCGCCGGCCTGGTCGCGGGCGAGAAAGACATCAAGCAAATCCGCCATCAGAAGATCGCGCGGGACCGTGCCGAGGGCGTGTCCTTCAAGCAGGTCCATGACGAATACATCTCCTTCTGCAAACAGCCGGTCGATCGGCGCTGGGGCACCGTGCCGCGAAAGGAAACTTGGAGGGGCATCCAGTATTCCCTCGCCCGTGCGCTGAAATGGTGGGGCAACAGGGTCGCCAGCGAGATCACCAGCGCCGACATCAAGGAACTGTACGAAAGCTATGTCCGCGAGAAGCACCCGGCGCAGGCGAACATGGTTCGGGGTAATTTGCGCACCATGTTCGTCTGGGCGATGCACGACGACCGGAGGTATCTCGCCGTCAATCCTTGCACCAAGCAACTGGAAGACGACAAGGCAATCGAGAAGGCCGACATCGACGACGGGCGCGTCCTGACCGCCGACGAACTTCGCACGCTCTGGTTCGGCCTCGATGACCCGAAGTGCCCCGGCACCAGGGGCGCGAGGCTGGCGCTGAAACTGTCGCTGGTCACGCTGCTGCGCACGGGCGAGTGCGTTGCCATCGAGCGCAACAAAATCACGGCCACCACGGTGACGATCCCGCTCGCGGTCGCGAAGGGTCGCCGCTCCAAGAAGGCGCGAGACGTCGTGCAGCCGCTGAACAGTCTGGCGCAGGAAATCCTTGGCGAGGTATTCGCGGGCGACGAGGGGCGGCGCTATGCCTTCCCCGGCACCAGCGGGAAGACCGGCGGCCACATGGCGCAGGGATCACTGAGCGTCTTGATGGGGTCCAGAACAACAAAAAAGAACAGCCGGATGGGCATCTGCGAATACCTTGGCTTGGACGATGTGACGCCCCACGATCTGCGGCGCACCGGGGCTTGCATCCTTGAGCAGCTTGGCTATTCCGATGGCGTCATTGGCAGGGTGATGACGCACAAGACCGCAGACAAGGACGCTGCGTCGGTTACCCGCGACCACTACCTCGTTCCCGTTCAGATTATCGCCCGCCCGGTCGACCCGCGCGTCAGTGCGCTGAACGACCTCGATGACGCGCTGCGTGAAATCTTCGGTCTGCCGCGCGGCGGCTCGATAGAGCTACCTGCGCCGCCCCGGCTTCTGACGGCCGCCTAAACCCTCACACCGGGCGCGGGTCGTGTTGGAAGCACGACGCCGCGCCCTAACCATTCCAACTGTTAGGAGCAGTTCCAATGGCTGACACTACTT
This portion of the Bradyrhizobium sp. AZCC 2262 genome encodes:
- a CDS encoding tyrosine-type recombinase/integrase — protein: MPVLITEKHLAASDKRKTISDSKQLGFALRTTPNGVFTFYYQHLNKKTGRRDWHLIGAHPEWTPARARTEATRLAGLVAGEKDIKQIRHQKIARDRAEGVSFKQVHDEYISFCKQPVDRRWGTVPRKETWRGIQYSLARALKWWGNRVASEITSADIKELYESYVREKHPAQANMVRGNLRTMFVWAMHDDRRYLAVNPCTKQLEDDKAIEKADIDDGRVLTADELRTLWFGLDDPKCPGTRGARLALKLSLVTLLRTGECVAIERNKITATTVTIPLAVAKGRRSKKARDVVQPLNSLAQEILGEVFAGDEGRRYAFPGTSGKTGGHMAQGSLSVLMGSRTTKKNSRMGICEYLGLDDVTPHDLRRTGACILEQLGYSDGVIGRVMTHKTADKDAASVTRDHYLVPVQIIARPVDPRVSALNDLDDALREIFGLPRGGSIELPAPPRLLTAA
- the surE gene encoding 5'/3'-nucleotidase SurE, with protein sequence MSYRILCTNDDGIHAPGLKIVEEIARGLSDDVWVVAPELDQSGVSHSLSLNDPLRLREVGPRHFAVRGTPTDCVIMGSRHILGEKGPDLVLSGVNRGRNVAEDVVYSGTIAGALEGTILGIPSFALSQEFSIETRHAPLWDTALKFGPDILRKVIDAGVPKNTVINVNFPACTPDQVKGVRVTRQGKRNLGFLKVDKRHDGRGNPYFWIGFERAAMMDTPAEGTDLAALAARYVSVTPLRLDRTDEAFSDALTTTLK
- a CDS encoding ketopantoate reductase family protein; amino-acid sequence: MQIAVVGAGAVGCYYGGVLLRAGHDVTFIGRQPHVDAINAHGLLLDTRTFSGRLPAKAATDATALAPPELVLVCVKSADTEQAGRSLAGRLLPETSVLSLQNGVDNAPRLSAVTGHAVIPVVVYVGSEMAGPGHVRHHGGGDLAIGPSAASEALAQTLAAAGIGITIADDIDKTLWSKLIINCAFNALSAVAGISYGPMLEVEGTRDVVTRAVLEATAVARACGVSIGDDLLAHILNIPAIMPNQMSSTAQDLARGKPSEIDFLNGYVVRKGAELGIPTPTNHALQVMVKLTERGKGMSRK
- a CDS encoding NADPH-dependent FMN reductase, with the translated sequence MGNRILVFYGSYRSDRMGIRLAQFVVEGFAARGDDVELIDAKAIGLPMLDRMYKEHPKGGAPEVLEKLAEKIRTADGFVFVTGEYNWGMQPGLKNLTDHFLEEWFWRPAAIASYSAGRFSGARAALAWHGTLSEMGMVVISSSIAAGPMAQTLTEDGKPAGEGGKALSHAFPRFADDLAWWMEAARAQREKKKPPY
- a CDS encoding DUF6894 family protein, which encodes MAKVYFHYSNSEGVCVDQRGTAVGNLTDVRNHAARVVQSLITAQGPEDWRDWTLHVSDDLNDEIFALPFSSMLGKPH
- a CDS encoding DUF6894 family protein; this translates as MTQVYFHCSNSREVRLDRAGEAVSDLAEARDRAACIVRSLIMGRDAEDWRDWVVHVNDDFDEEIFVLPFAFVLGKPH